One window of Paenibacillus sp. FSL K6-3182 genomic DNA carries:
- a CDS encoding aminoglycoside phosphotransferase family protein: protein MKNINVDIVVRLINEQFPEWSELEIRPVKFSGNDNRTFHLGEHMSVRLPSAVSYAPQVEKEQKWLPLLSKKLSLPISMPIAKGNPSEEYPWPWSINKWLEGETLSQENLNDLNQLAIDLGSFLIELQSIDSSEGPLAGEHNFYRGGSIAVYDEESRYAIENNKDVFNEQVLKEIWESALDSKWEMEPVWVHGDIAPGNILIQDGKLYAVIDFGILGVGDPACDAAMAWTFFDEESRKIFKSVLNMDEGTWNRARGWALWKALITYNGNKNTNKAIADESYKIINIILDDYESEKIEK, encoded by the coding sequence ATGAAAAATATAAATGTTGATATTGTTGTAAGATTAATAAATGAACAATTCCCAGAATGGTCTGAGTTAGAAATCAGACCTGTAAAATTTAGTGGGAATGATAATAGAACTTTTCATTTAGGTGAACATATGAGTGTAAGATTGCCAAGTGCAGTATCCTATGCTCCTCAAGTGGAGAAAGAGCAAAAGTGGCTGCCATTGTTATCAAAAAAACTTTCTTTACCCATTTCCATGCCAATAGCTAAGGGGAATCCTAGTGAAGAATATCCTTGGCCATGGTCAATCAACAAATGGTTGGAAGGAGAGACATTGTCTCAGGAAAATTTAAATGATCTTAACCAATTGGCAATAGACTTGGGTTCTTTTTTAATTGAATTACAATCGATTGACTCAAGTGAAGGTCCTTTAGCTGGGGAGCATAATTTCTATAGAGGCGGATCTATAGCTGTATACGATGAAGAGTCGAGATATGCAATTGAGAATAATAAAGATGTTTTTAATGAACAGGTATTAAAAGAAATTTGGGAATCGGCCCTTGATTCTAAATGGGAAATGGAGCCGGTTTGGGTTCATGGTGATATTGCACCAGGAAATATACTCATTCAAGACGGAAAACTTTATGCAGTCATTGATTTCGGTATATTGGGCGTTGGTGATCCGGCTTGTGATGCTGCAATGGCTTGGACATTTTTTGATGAAGAGAGTAGAAAGATATTCAAAAGTGTATTAAATATGGATGAAGGAACTTGGAACCGAGCAAGAGGATGGGCGTTATGGAAGGCGTTAATAACCTACAATGGTAATAAAAATACTAACAAAGCTATTGCAGACGAATCATATAAAATTATTAATATAATCTTAGACGACTACGAATCAGAGAAAATTGAAAAATAA
- a CDS encoding ABC transporter permease — translation MSSLSNLIRNENMKIYRRPRTWLMIAFLVFTIALMSGIMKWESGKNNTIDWQNNLTERNINMQQELQENKELSVEDKTYFTNEIKLNEYYLEQNTNPNELSLWNYVDTSSYLIILATILTVIIAADMIAAEFTWGTIKLLLVGPASRTKIMISKYIATLGFALLLLILTFASAYAAGGILEGFEGTSQAKISITDAGVIQESSYLLNSLEKYAFSIVSMLMYVTMAFMISSAFRSSSMAIAFSLLFMLVGNTLSALLSGYSWVKYLLFSNIDLTQYMQGASPLRPEMTMTFSIMMLVAYYIVFQFLAWLLFTRRDVAA, via the coding sequence TTGTCTAGTCTGTCTAATTTAATTCGAAACGAAAATATGAAAATATATCGTCGTCCTCGTACATGGCTTATGATCGCCTTCCTCGTTTTTACAATCGCATTGATGAGCGGCATCATGAAGTGGGAATCAGGCAAAAATAATACGATCGACTGGCAAAACAACCTGACCGAACGGAATATCAACATGCAGCAGGAGCTTCAAGAAAACAAAGAACTCTCGGTAGAGGACAAAACATACTTCACTAACGAAATCAAGCTCAATGAATATTATTTGGAACAAAATACAAATCCTAACGAATTGTCATTGTGGAATTATGTAGATACATCATCATACTTAATTATTTTAGCGACGATTCTAACCGTCATTATCGCTGCCGATATGATTGCGGCCGAATTCACTTGGGGCACGATCAAGCTGCTGCTTGTCGGTCCAGCTTCGCGCACGAAGATTATGATCAGCAAATACATCGCCACGCTTGGGTTCGCGCTTCTGCTGCTCATATTGACATTTGCGTCTGCTTACGCGGCCGGAGGTATTCTCGAAGGCTTCGAAGGAACAAGCCAAGCGAAAATATCAATTACCGATGCCGGAGTTATCCAAGAAAGTTCCTATTTGTTGAATTCGTTGGAGAAATACGCTTTCTCGATCGTATCCATGCTCATGTACGTAACGATGGCTTTCATGATTTCGTCCGCGTTCCGCAGCTCTTCGATGGCCATAGCCTTCTCGCTTCTGTTCATGCTGGTCGGCAATACGCTATCGGCGCTTCTCAGCGGCTATAGCTGGGTCAAGTATTTGCTCTTCTCCAACATCGACCTGACGCAATATATGCAAGGAGCGTCGCCGCTAAGACCGGAAATGACGATGACGTTCTCGATTATGATGCTTGTCGCCTACTACATCGTATTTCAATTCTTAGCTTGGCTGCTGTTTACGAGACGCGACGTCGCCGCTTAA
- a CDS encoding ABC transporter ATP-binding protein has product MTEAVLKLRNVTKSIGGRKFVDNLSFDIPAGEVFGFLGPNGAGKTTTIRMIVGLISMSKGEALIKGVSVREHFELAMTHVGAIVENPEMYKFLTGYQNLVHFARRHKGITKERINEVVKLLGLQNRIHEKVKRYSLGMRQRLGVAQAILHRPSLLILDEPTNGLDPAGIRELRDYLRKLTREEGISVIVSSHLLSEMELMCDRVAIIQAGKLIDIRSLQETRDSIQSKIVIEVGDLLAAQQLLSAIFDATRITVKGNQLEIAADKAAIPDITRLLVSSEIDVLGIQVAQKSLEEQFLEITGGEMVV; this is encoded by the coding sequence ATGACAGAAGCCGTTTTGAAGCTTCGCAACGTGACCAAATCGATTGGCGGACGTAAGTTCGTCGACAATCTTAGTTTCGATATACCCGCAGGAGAAGTATTCGGATTTCTCGGACCGAACGGTGCCGGCAAGACGACAACAATACGGATGATTGTTGGCTTGATATCGATGTCGAAGGGCGAGGCCCTAATTAAAGGCGTATCCGTTCGCGAGCACTTCGAGCTTGCTATGACGCATGTAGGAGCGATCGTCGAAAACCCGGAAATGTATAAATTTTTGACCGGTTATCAAAACCTTGTTCATTTTGCCCGTCGGCATAAAGGCATTACGAAGGAACGGATCAATGAGGTCGTTAAGCTTCTCGGACTTCAGAACCGTATTCACGAGAAGGTTAAGCGTTACTCTCTCGGCATGAGGCAGCGGCTTGGCGTTGCCCAAGCGATTCTGCATCGTCCATCGTTGCTCATCCTTGATGAGCCGACAAACGGGCTCGACCCTGCAGGCATTCGAGAACTGCGCGATTATTTGCGCAAGCTGACGAGAGAAGAAGGCATCTCCGTCATCGTCTCTTCCCATCTTCTATCCGAAATGGAGCTTATGTGCGACCGGGTTGCGATAATACAAGCCGGCAAGCTCATCGATATTCGCTCGTTGCAGGAAACTCGCGATTCAATACAGTCGAAGATCGTTATCGAAGTCGGCGATTTACTTGCCGCTCAACAGCTGCTATCCGCTATCTTCGACGCAACCCGCATTACGGTGAAAGGCAATCAGCTCGAAATTGCGGCTGACAAAGCTGCCATCCCCGATATTACAAGGCTGCTTGTAAGCTCGGAGATTGACGTGCTCGGCATTCAAGTGGCGCAGAAGTCGCTTGAAGAACAGTTCTTGGAAATTACCGGAGGTGAGATGGTTGTCTAG
- a CDS encoding GNAT family N-acetyltransferase, translating into MFELSRNEFSKVLPMFSKIQNKAVFAFSVIEHVQNGRIFVNSRLDPSAAFLTSCGGFYCLVGNASDCTFNDAVANFLNHKDNHIGFYALAMFTDEWERAFQKYQLEHANKIKRTYFRFNDQKFIENSKDIHINIDEGLKYEVLNEDISNRYREDFYTYYKLVWDSNEHFNERGIGHFITKENKIISVCSSPYVGGGFAEIDIITIEEHKCRGLATKVGIEFINECRSKRLLPNWSCHSDNQASISLANKFGFDQIAEHPMYWYNM; encoded by the coding sequence ATGTTCGAGTTGAGTAGGAACGAATTTTCTAAAGTATTACCAATGTTTTCAAAAATCCAAAACAAAGCAGTCTTTGCCTTTTCTGTAATTGAACATGTGCAAAATGGAAGGATATTTGTAAACAGTAGATTAGATCCGTCTGCTGCTTTTCTTACAAGTTGCGGTGGATTTTATTGTTTAGTTGGTAATGCCTCAGATTGCACATTTAATGACGCTGTAGCTAACTTTCTAAATCATAAAGATAACCACATTGGGTTCTATGCACTGGCGATGTTCACAGACGAATGGGAAAGAGCTTTCCAGAAATATCAACTAGAACATGCAAATAAAATAAAACGTACTTATTTCCGATTTAATGATCAAAAGTTTATTGAAAACAGTAAAGACATACATATAAATATCGATGAAGGACTGAAATATGAAGTACTAAACGAAGATATCTCGAATAGATATCGCGAGGATTTCTACACATACTATAAGCTAGTGTGGGATTCCAACGAGCATTTTAATGAGCGCGGCATCGGACATTTTATTACAAAAGAGAATAAAATCATAAGCGTTTGTTCATCTCCTTACGTTGGCGGAGGTTTTGCTGAGATTGATATTATTACAATTGAGGAACATAAATGTAGAGGGCTCGCGACAAAAGTTGGTATCGAGTTTATCAATGAGTGTCGTAGTAAAAGACTACTGCCAAACTGGAGTTGTCATTCAGATAATCAAGCATCGATATCTCTTGCAAATAAATTTGGATTTGATCAAATCGCAGAGCATCCGATGTATTGGTATAACATGTAG
- a CDS encoding methyltransferase domain-containing protein: MNMDEKLFHYYLELKSPEAGEWNSSPPCIHTELVTRDYVRKAFPITDEMQVCNVGIGTGDWDDYLGYWLKGKGNLTSIDIDIEICEIFSYRQQKERHPNPSEVLCKNIFDLDLPIEKYDLVTLIGSAIHETGDFKKCLDSCFRLLKHGGYLMFMSSLKYPIELVYEYIRNSSCLLEQKDVYEVFPEYSFYICKVKK, from the coding sequence ATGAACATGGATGAAAAATTGTTTCATTATTATCTTGAACTCAAAAGTCCCGAAGCTGGTGAGTGGAACTCATCACCACCCTGCATCCACACTGAATTGGTGACAAGAGATTACGTTAGAAAAGCATTCCCCATTACAGATGAAATGCAAGTATGCAATGTCGGTATCGGTACAGGGGATTGGGATGACTACCTTGGATATTGGTTAAAGGGAAAGGGGAATTTAACGAGTATTGATATAGACATTGAAATATGTGAAATATTCTCGTATAGGCAACAGAAGGAAAGACATCCGAATCCTTCAGAAGTTTTGTGCAAAAATATTTTTGATTTGGATTTGCCTATAGAAAAATATGATCTTGTGACATTAATAGGATCTGCTATACACGAGACTGGGGATTTTAAAAAATGTCTGGATTCATGTTTTAGATTGTTAAAGCATGGGGGATATCTAATGTTTATGTCTAGCTTAAAATACCCAATAGAATTAGTTTATGAATACATAAGAAATAGTAGCTGTCTCCTAGAACAAAAGGATGTATACGAAGTTTTTCCTGAATATTCTTTTTACATTTGCAAAGTCAAAAAATGA
- a CDS encoding MerR family transcriptional regulator, whose amino-acid sequence MKMKISQIAKQTGTSIRSLRHYEKKGLITASRLDNNYREFDDSIVEVIHTIQLYLNLGLTTDQIKDIMYCQYLGNDEFGEKDEYCDELLQIYETKLDEVIRQQKALADAELSLKKQISLMKNHQDKRNQGG is encoded by the coding sequence ATGAAAATGAAAATAAGTCAAATAGCGAAACAGACCGGCACTAGTATTCGATCCTTAAGACATTATGAGAAAAAAGGGTTGATAACCGCTTCTCGTCTCGACAATAATTATCGCGAATTTGATGATTCTATTGTCGAAGTTATTCATACGATTCAACTCTATCTTAATTTAGGACTTACAACGGATCAGATAAAAGATATTATGTATTGCCAATATCTGGGTAACGACGAATTCGGCGAAAAAGATGAGTATTGTGATGAATTACTTCAAATCTATGAAACAAAACTGGATGAAGTTATTCGACAACAGAAAGCTTTAGCAGATGCGGAATTAAGCTTGAAAAAGCAAATCAGTTTAATGAAAAACCACCAAGATAAAAGAAATCAAGGAGGCTGA
- a CDS encoding CD3324 family protein: MKYINAKKILPEELILEIQKYVQGEALYIPKQEKEYKNWGSLSGGRQLLDQRNAAIRNAFMSKSSIEQLSKEYFLSIDTIKRIVYSHNE; encoded by the coding sequence TTGAAATATATTAATGCAAAAAAGATATTGCCTGAAGAGCTAATTTTGGAAATTCAAAAGTATGTTCAAGGAGAGGCTCTTTACATTCCTAAGCAAGAAAAGGAATATAAGAACTGGGGAAGCTTGAGCGGTGGTAGACAGTTACTGGATCAGCGAAATGCCGCTATTAGAAATGCTTTTATGAGTAAGAGCAGTATCGAGCAGCTTTCGAAGGAATATTTCCTCTCGATAGATACGATTAAGAGAATTGTGTATTCACATAATGAATAA
- a CDS encoding NmrA family NAD(P)-binding protein has translation MTVLVTGATGNVGRYIVEELVRTGHNVRALTRNSAKANFPKEVEVVYGDLASPETLLPALKGVTSMHLITFNSEGFGSLQTGPEIVELAKKAGVERVTVLWSGVNGPVEQAVEASGLEWTFLQPPPEFMSNTLIWAESIRSEGIVKEPFADSLDAMIHPADIGSVAATALTNTGHAGKIYTLTGPEVLTIPEKVRTISAAIGKDIQFVELTEEQARERMRNKGAQEDVIDFVVGWHANPPKSAYTVVPTVEQVTGRPARTFAQWVSEHVQYFKNQ, from the coding sequence ATGACGGTTTTAGTAACAGGAGCGACCGGAAATGTGGGTCGCTATATCGTTGAAGAACTCGTCCGAACAGGTCATAATGTACGTGCGTTGACGCGTAACTCGGCAAAAGCAAATTTCCCCAAAGAGGTTGAGGTTGTATATGGCGATCTTGCTTCTCCAGAGACTCTTTTACCCGCGTTGAAGGGCGTTACAAGCATGCACTTAATCACTTTTAACAGTGAAGGTTTTGGCTCGCTGCAGACTGGACCTGAAATTGTTGAACTGGCCAAGAAAGCTGGAGTAGAGCGAGTCACAGTATTGTGGAGCGGTGTGAACGGACCCGTGGAGCAGGCCGTGGAAGCGAGCGGTCTGGAATGGACCTTCCTCCAGCCGCCTCCAGAGTTTATGTCCAATACACTTATCTGGGCAGAGTCCATTCGTTCGGAAGGCATTGTGAAGGAGCCGTTTGCTGATTCTTTGGATGCGATGATTCACCCGGCCGACATCGGCAGTGTCGCTGCAACCGCACTGACCAACACCGGTCATGCAGGTAAAATCTATACGTTGACCGGACCTGAAGTGCTAACGATACCAGAGAAGGTCCGCACGATCAGTGCTGCAATCGGGAAGGATATCCAATTCGTCGAGCTCACCGAAGAGCAAGCACGCGAACGCATGCGGAATAAGGGAGCTCAAGAGGATGTTATTGATTTTGTAGTAGGCTGGCATGCAAACCCTCCTAAATCTGCATATACAGTGGTTCCTACCGTTGAACAGGTCACTGGCCGACCAGCACGCACCTTTGCCCAGTGGGTGTCAGAGCATGTGCAATATTTTAAAAATCAATAA
- a CDS encoding alpha/beta hydrolase — protein MSEQKNRSRHLVDQEIISAVDLFPTTDLSESMLIESRTNQAKMLPQIDVTQLFPVTFEEKTVPSYFGGPDIRIEIIKPIQPKHKKLPLFYSIHGGGMVMGSPVGDRTANASLASQHGFCCVSVYYRLAPEHAQPSQLQDCYSGLKWCIEHAEELAIDSQKAAISGSSAGGGLAAGLAIYIRDQKEFDIHHLRLRNPMLDDRTSIAPEHPYAGEFVWTKGSNYFGWKSVLGHEPGSEEVSQYYVPARAKSLAGLPPTYISIGSIDLFIDEALLFAKQLVFDGVLVELHVYPGYHHLSPMFPDAHFSIEGFKSSEWALLKALNLL, from the coding sequence ATGAGTGAGCAAAAAAACAGAAGCAGACATTTAGTTGATCAAGAAATTATCAGCGCTGTTGATTTATTTCCAACAACTGATCTTTCTGAATCAATGTTAATAGAATCGCGCACAAATCAAGCGAAAATGCTGCCGCAAATAGATGTTACGCAGTTGTTCCCAGTTACTTTTGAAGAAAAAACAGTACCAAGTTATTTTGGAGGTCCAGATATTCGCATAGAGATCATTAAACCAATCCAGCCAAAGCACAAGAAGTTGCCATTATTTTATTCTATTCACGGCGGCGGTATGGTTATGGGAAGTCCGGTTGGTGATCGTACAGCTAATGCTTCGCTTGCTTCCCAGCATGGTTTTTGCTGTGTATCTGTCTATTATCGCTTGGCACCAGAGCATGCTCAGCCTAGTCAGCTACAGGATTGTTATTCGGGCCTTAAATGGTGTATTGAGCATGCCGAGGAATTAGCGATTGATTCTCAAAAAGCGGCCATATCCGGCAGCAGCGCAGGTGGAGGATTAGCAGCGGGTCTAGCCATTTACATTCGTGACCAAAAGGAATTTGATATTCATCATCTAAGGCTGCGTAATCCAATGCTTGATGACCGTACAAGTATTGCGCCAGAACATCCCTATGCGGGTGAGTTTGTTTGGACAAAAGGAAGCAATTATTTTGGCTGGAAATCTGTTTTAGGGCATGAACCTGGTAGTGAAGAGGTCAGTCAATATTACGTGCCTGCGCGTGCAAAATCACTAGCCGGTTTGCCACCCACTTATATAAGTATAGGCAGCATTGATTTATTCATCGATGAAGCCTTATTATTTGCAAAACAACTGGTCTTTGATGGTGTGTTAGTGGAATTACATGTATACCCTGGGTACCATCATTTGTCCCCGATGTTTCCAGATGCTCATTTTTCAATAGAAGGCTTCAAATCCAGTGAATGGGCTTTGCTGAAGGCGCTGAATTTACTTTAA
- a CDS encoding GNAT family protein yields MQEIDYSTYFWQDEAIRLRGISLEDWESCYVSGYDTPARRLLECATELPPTISEAKRFVEENTDFSSTNSRIMFTIEDLNGVSVGGINLNSIDERNGTFSIGIVIDKHYRGKGYGTRAVHMLLRYAFFERRLNKFNDYVLEGNEPSASMLRKVGCVQEGIRRQVFYINGKYHDSILFGLTKDEYANFLHKDHQNT; encoded by the coding sequence GTGCAAGAAATAGACTACAGCACTTACTTTTGGCAAGACGAAGCTATACGATTGAGGGGAATTTCACTAGAAGATTGGGAAAGCTGTTATGTAAGTGGATATGACACTCCTGCGCGTCGATTGTTAGAATGTGCAACAGAATTGCCGCCTACAATATCTGAAGCAAAAAGATTTGTTGAGGAAAATACGGACTTTTCATCAACGAACAGTAGAATTATGTTTACCATTGAAGACCTGAATGGTGTAAGTGTAGGCGGTATTAATTTAAATAGCATTGACGAGAGGAATGGAACATTCAGCATAGGCATCGTGATTGATAAACACTACCGAGGTAAAGGATATGGAACCAGGGCAGTACACATGCTCCTAAGATATGCTTTCTTCGAGCGTAGACTAAATAAATTCAATGATTATGTTCTTGAAGGAAATGAGCCATCGGCTAGTATGCTTAGAAAAGTAGGGTGTGTTCAAGAAGGAATCAGGCGTCAAGTGTTTTACATAAACGGAAAATATCATGATTCCATCTTGTTCGGTTTAACGAAGGATGAGTATGCGAATTTTCTTCACAAGGACCATCAAAATACATAG
- a CDS encoding GNAT family N-acetyltransferase, protein MGSGVRFLVARMDEDVVGTISIEPCNDDIIHCTGDRMKNIFGLDSLYVLREHQCRGIGSASIKGMANCPAKREIESFCPDSGCYRHVPVQSMY, encoded by the coding sequence GTGGGGTCAGGGGTACGATTTCTTGTCGCGCGAATGGACGAGGACGTTGTCGGCACCATTTCGATCGAGCCTTGCAATGATGATATTATTCATTGTACAGGTGACCGAATGAAAAACATTTTTGGTCTTGACAGTTTATATGTGCTACGGGAGCATCAGTGTCGGGGAATCGGATCTGCTTCAATAAAAGGTATGGCTAACTGTCCGGCCAAACGTGAAATTGAAAGTTTCTGTCCGGATAGCGGTTGTTATCGACATGTTCCAGTTCAATCGATGTATTAG